In Archocentrus centrarchus isolate MPI-CPG fArcCen1 unplaced genomic scaffold, fArcCen1 scaffold_36_ctg1, whole genome shotgun sequence, a genomic segment contains:
- the wdr4 gene encoding tRNA (guanine-N(7)-)-methyltransferase non-catalytic subunit wdr4 isoform X1, producing the protein MSAVGFCGPWVILTCDKKLCAAHRKEADREPFVFDCSTAEKKPKNRKDESSSDGGPSEETGSDKVLAFAVSPSGKLLALTDDTKRLVLFSCEPSWHCVSIRWVVRRCTSLVFTQAEDELLVADKSGDVYSFSVAEPQKEGELKMGHLSLLLAVTTSLDDKYIITADRDEKIRVSHLRSPHSIQSFCLGHCQFVSALQIPSGHPHWLLSGSGDGTLKLWEYESGCELQSWDLRQLGETTSCEANKDENPTVCRISSSTDGQLVAVQCERVSTVQVFTLAQEEKLVPHSRISLPHCPLDVNFDLEGRLWVLMDSSDAPLQIYSLTQGCWEVAAHDPDLSRVTEAFRPHWEPLEASMRTNNRFEQLHKVSFDNVAVYLQKKQQRLEEQQLKRSAAQTANGNKKAKKEAD; encoded by the exons ATGAGTGCTGTGGGTTTCTGCGGACCGTGGGTTATTCTTACCTGCGACAAGAAGCTCTGCGCAGCACACAGAAAAGAGGCGGACAG AGAGCCGTTTGTGTTTGACTGCAGCACCGCTGAGAAGAAGCCGAAGAACAGGAAGGACGAGAGCAGCAG TGATGGCGGCCCCTcagaggaaacaggaagtgacaaagtCCTGGCCTTCGCCGTGTCTCCGTCTGGAAAGCTGCTGGCACTGACCGATGACACCAAGAGACTAGTTCTGTTTAGCTGTGAGCCTTCGTGGCACTGTGTCAGCATCAG gtgggTGGTGAGGAGGTGCACGTCCCTGGTGTTCACCCAGGCCGAGGACGAGCTGCTGGTGGCTGACAAATCAGGAGATGTGTACTCTTTCTCGGTGGCCGAGCCACAGAAAGAAGGCGAGCTGAAGATGGGCCACCTGTCCCTGCTGCTAGCTGTA ACAACGTCGCTGGACGACAAGTACATCATCACAGCTGACCGTGATGAGAAGATCAGAGTGAGCCATCTCAGGTCTCCACACAGCATCCAGTCCTTCTGCCTGGGACATTGTCA GTTTGTCAGTGCCCTGCAGATCCCATCAGGACATCCACACTGGCTGCTGTCTGGATCAGGG GACGGGACTTTGAAGCTGTGGGAGTACGAATCTGGCTGTGAGCTGCAGAGTTGGGACCTCAGACAGCTTGGAGAGACAACGAGCTGTGAGGCCAACAAAGACGAG AATCCAACGGTGTGCCGAATCAGCAGCTCCACCGATGGTCAGCTCGTAGCTGTGCAGTGTGAAAG GGTGTCCACAGTTCAGGTTTTCACTCTGGCTCAGGAGGAGAAACTTGTGCCACACAGCAGAATCTCACTGCCCCACTGTCCCCTGGACGTGAACTTTGACCTGGAGGGACGACTGTGGGTGCTGATGGACTCTAGTGACGCACCCCTTCAAATCTACTCACTGACACAAGGCTGCTGGGAG GTTGCTGCTCATGACCCTGACCTCAGCAGAGTGACTGAGGCTTTCAGGCCACACTGGGAGCCACTTGAAG CCTCCATGAGGACCAATAACCGCTTTGAGCAGCTGCACAAGGTGAGCTTCGACAACGTGGCCGTGTACCtccagaagaagcagcagaggctggaggagcagcagctgaagaggAGCGCGGCTCAGACAGCAAACGGCAACAAGAAGGCCAAGAAGGAGGCGGACTGA
- the wdr4 gene encoding tRNA (guanine-N(7)-)-methyltransferase non-catalytic subunit wdr4 isoform X2 — protein MSAVGFCGPWVILTCDKKLCAAHRKEADREPFVFDCSTAEKKPKNRKDESSSDGGPSEETGSDKVLAFAVSPSGKLLALTDDTKRLVLFSCEPSWHCVSIRWVVRRCTSLVFTQAEDELLVADKSGDVYSFSVAEPQKEGELKMGHLSLLLAVTTSLDDKYIITADRDEKIRVSHLRSPHSIQSFCLGHCQFVSALQIPSGHPHWLLSGSGNPTVCRISSSTDGQLVAVQCERVSTVQVFTLAQEEKLVPHSRISLPHCPLDVNFDLEGRLWVLMDSSDAPLQIYSLTQGCWEVAAHDPDLSRVTEAFRPHWEPLEASMRTNNRFEQLHKVSFDNVAVYLQKKQQRLEEQQLKRSAAQTANGNKKAKKEAD, from the exons ATGAGTGCTGTGGGTTTCTGCGGACCGTGGGTTATTCTTACCTGCGACAAGAAGCTCTGCGCAGCACACAGAAAAGAGGCGGACAG AGAGCCGTTTGTGTTTGACTGCAGCACCGCTGAGAAGAAGCCGAAGAACAGGAAGGACGAGAGCAGCAG TGATGGCGGCCCCTcagaggaaacaggaagtgacaaagtCCTGGCCTTCGCCGTGTCTCCGTCTGGAAAGCTGCTGGCACTGACCGATGACACCAAGAGACTAGTTCTGTTTAGCTGTGAGCCTTCGTGGCACTGTGTCAGCATCAG gtgggTGGTGAGGAGGTGCACGTCCCTGGTGTTCACCCAGGCCGAGGACGAGCTGCTGGTGGCTGACAAATCAGGAGATGTGTACTCTTTCTCGGTGGCCGAGCCACAGAAAGAAGGCGAGCTGAAGATGGGCCACCTGTCCCTGCTGCTAGCTGTA ACAACGTCGCTGGACGACAAGTACATCATCACAGCTGACCGTGATGAGAAGATCAGAGTGAGCCATCTCAGGTCTCCACACAGCATCCAGTCCTTCTGCCTGGGACATTGTCA GTTTGTCAGTGCCCTGCAGATCCCATCAGGACATCCACACTGGCTGCTGTCTGGATCAGGG AATCCAACGGTGTGCCGAATCAGCAGCTCCACCGATGGTCAGCTCGTAGCTGTGCAGTGTGAAAG GGTGTCCACAGTTCAGGTTTTCACTCTGGCTCAGGAGGAGAAACTTGTGCCACACAGCAGAATCTCACTGCCCCACTGTCCCCTGGACGTGAACTTTGACCTGGAGGGACGACTGTGGGTGCTGATGGACTCTAGTGACGCACCCCTTCAAATCTACTCACTGACACAAGGCTGCTGGGAG GTTGCTGCTCATGACCCTGACCTCAGCAGAGTGACTGAGGCTTTCAGGCCACACTGGGAGCCACTTGAAG CCTCCATGAGGACCAATAACCGCTTTGAGCAGCTGCACAAGGTGAGCTTCGACAACGTGGCCGTGTACCtccagaagaagcagcagaggctggaggagcagcagctgaagaggAGCGCGGCTCAGACAGCAAACGGCAACAAGAAGGCCAAGAAGGAGGCGGACTGA